The following coding sequences lie in one Flavobacterium sp. 20NA77.7 genomic window:
- a CDS encoding deoxyguanosinetriphosphate triphosphohydrolase encodes MHWEQLLSLKRQGDTSKRLRKEQDDTRLGFEVDYDRIIFSSEFRILQDKTQVIPLSKTDFVHTRLTHSLEVSVVGRSIGRLVGKKIIEKYPHLKEVHGYQLNDFGAIVAAACLAHDIGNPPFGHSGEKAIGEYFATGNGQKYQTHVTTKEWQDLVDFEGNANGFSILTSSREGVEGALRLSYATLGTFMKYPKESLPKKPTKAICDKKYGFFQQDVAFFKEVAQELGLLPNKELPDIGYVRHPLAYLVEAADDICYTIIDFEDGIKLGLIEEDFALEYLIKLVQKSIDSKKYKELITKEDRISYLRALAIGSLINDAVSIFLENEKAILQGEFNVSLMDKSQYKAQITDIINLSVKNIYQSKDVIEKEIIGYKVIHTLLDTFITAYVNNINNKCTNFDVLVLNLLPKKYKNSQSTVYLQLLNICQFISLLTDGKAIEMYKIISATKI; translated from the coding sequence ATGCATTGGGAACAATTATTATCGCTAAAAAGACAGGGTGATACTAGTAAAAGACTTAGAAAAGAACAAGACGATACGAGATTAGGCTTTGAAGTAGATTATGATCGAATAATTTTTTCTTCAGAATTTAGAATTTTACAAGATAAAACCCAAGTTATTCCTTTGTCAAAGACCGATTTTGTTCACACACGCTTAACGCATAGTTTGGAAGTTTCTGTCGTAGGAAGGTCTATAGGAAGGTTAGTAGGGAAAAAAATCATTGAAAAATATCCTCATTTAAAAGAGGTACATGGCTACCAATTAAATGATTTTGGAGCCATAGTTGCCGCTGCCTGTTTAGCTCATGATATTGGGAATCCTCCCTTTGGACATTCAGGAGAAAAGGCCATAGGAGAATATTTTGCAACAGGGAACGGGCAAAAATATCAAACACACGTTACAACTAAAGAATGGCAAGATTTGGTTGATTTTGAAGGTAATGCAAATGGATTTTCCATTCTAACTTCAAGTAGAGAAGGTGTTGAAGGCGCTTTACGACTCTCCTATGCTACATTAGGAACTTTTATGAAGTATCCAAAAGAAAGTTTGCCTAAAAAACCTACGAAAGCTATCTGTGATAAAAAATATGGCTTTTTCCAGCAAGATGTTGCATTTTTTAAAGAAGTAGCGCAAGAACTAGGATTGCTTCCTAATAAAGAATTACCAGATATAGGTTATGTAAGACATCCTCTAGCTTATTTAGTAGAAGCAGCTGACGATATTTGTTATACCATTATTGATTTTGAAGATGGAATCAAATTAGGCTTGATTGAAGAAGATTTTGCCTTAGAGTATCTAATAAAATTGGTCCAAAAATCTATTGATTCAAAGAAATATAAGGAGTTAATAACAAAAGAAGATAGGATTAGTTACCTCCGGGCATTAGCTATTGGAAGTTTAATTAATGATGCGGTTTCAATTTTTTTAGAAAACGAGAAAGCAATTTTACAAGGTGAGTTTAATGTGTCATTAATGGATAAAAGTCAGTACAAAGCTCAAATTACAGATATTATTAATCTTAGTGTTAAAAATATTTACCAATCTAAAGATGTTATTGAAAAAGAAATTATTGGTTATAAAGTAATTCACACTTTATTGGATACTTTTATTACAGCGTATGTAAATAACATTAACAATAAATGTACTAATTTTGATGTTTTAGTGTTAAACTTATTGCCAAAAAAGTATAAAAATTCACAATCTACGGTTTACTTACAACTATTAAATATTTGTCAGTTTATTTCTCTTTTAACAGATGGAAAAGCTATTGAAATGTATAAAATCATTAGTGCTACTAAAATATAA
- a CDS encoding T9SS-dependent M36 family metallopeptidase has protein sequence MKKNLLYVFLLISFLGFSQESVQKIQAYINENKAKLHLNASELNQWQIESETSSETTGITNYLVTQTYNGIKIDNSYIYFWIKNGKIVNEPEGFITDLASKITTTTPGLNVVAAFSTALTKMNEQQITTSIIETNKNKYKLTNGLLTEDPVSAELVYFPSQNGSLILTWSFEFYSQNAQHLWKIKVNATNGDVLEKFDLTHNCSFGPRHNHATCMSGVKTKNISFSLFKNNQSAMLLTPGTTNYRVIPWNYESPFHTSRQLITNPEATTALAPLTNAASPNGWHNASTTIGGTTTTYNYTRGNNVFAYSDYTNANPASPTTYAPASAGTYPSLTFDYTYGGNAVAATTYINAAITNLFYMNNMMHDLWYQYGFNEANRNFQAQNLGRGGSGNDAVNAEAQDGSQAATPTLNNANFSTPSDGSKPRMQMYVWNSKKPSTLLVNTGTLANTSFNVIDNSFNPGHVNLPVAPATLTNTIVLVDDGTPDTSDACETIINAAAVNGKIAVIRRGTCTFVSKALMAQNAGAIAVIIVNNTAGYVGMSGADANITIPVVSMSQADGEALIAALASSSISVSISTPEIYVNGDGDFDNGVIAHEYTHGISTRLVGGGAGLNSAEQPGEGWSDWAWLMMQIKPGDTRNDARGIGTFVSNQAITGPGIREFRYSTDMTVNPHTFGDTNDQWFTDSSGIDQIDVHGLGSIWCVMLWDLAWDYIDKYGYNSNLFNGTGGNNKVMRLVIDAMKLTPANPTLIQCRNALIQADLATTNGQDYCLIWHAFARRGMGVNATSGANSGVAGVQDQVEDFTEPIPGSTAATGSNCTMLAANYYQNNDLFNIYPNPTNGNVNIQIHNYSGALQVKVYDLNGRQVFTQNISNFELSHSLNLGNLTTGVYVLKLEGEQLNHTQKIIIK, from the coding sequence ATGAAGAAAAATCTACTTTACGTTTTTTTATTGATTAGTTTTTTAGGATTTTCTCAGGAATCTGTGCAAAAAATCCAAGCGTATATCAATGAAAATAAAGCAAAATTACATTTGAATGCCAGCGAATTGAATCAATGGCAAATTGAAAGTGAAACCAGCTCAGAAACTACAGGAATTACTAATTATCTAGTAACTCAAACCTATAATGGGATAAAAATAGATAATTCATATATTTATTTTTGGATTAAAAACGGAAAAATTGTTAATGAGCCAGAAGGTTTTATTACCGATTTAGCATCAAAAATCACAACTACTACCCCTGGTTTAAATGTAGTAGCCGCTTTTTCAACTGCATTGACAAAAATGAATGAGCAGCAAATAACTACGTCTATTATAGAAACAAATAAAAATAAATACAAACTAACAAATGGTCTTCTAACAGAAGATCCAGTTAGTGCTGAATTGGTTTATTTTCCAAGTCAAAATGGAAGTTTAATATTAACATGGTCTTTTGAATTTTACTCTCAAAATGCACAGCATTTATGGAAAATTAAAGTAAATGCTACTAATGGAGATGTTTTAGAGAAATTTGATTTGACACATAATTGTAGTTTTGGACCAAGACATAATCATGCTACGTGTATGAGTGGTGTAAAAACTAAAAACATTAGTTTTTCATTATTTAAAAATAATCAATCAGCGATGTTGTTAACCCCAGGAACAACTAATTATAGAGTCATTCCTTGGAATTACGAAAGCCCATTTCATACTTCTCGACAGTTAATTACAAATCCGGAAGCAACAACCGCTCTTGCACCATTAACGAATGCAGCCTCTCCAAATGGTTGGCATAATGCAAGTACTACTATTGGTGGTACAACAACTACTTATAATTATACAAGAGGGAATAATGTCTTTGCTTACTCAGATTATACAAATGCAAATCCAGCATCACCCACAACTTATGCGCCTGCTTCAGCAGGAACGTATCCTAGTTTAACATTTGATTATACATATGGAGGTAATGCAGTGGCAGCCACTACTTATATCAATGCCGCTATCACAAATTTATTTTATATGAATAATATGATGCATGATTTGTGGTATCAATATGGATTTAATGAAGCGAATAGAAATTTTCAAGCACAAAATCTTGGAAGAGGTGGTTCTGGTAATGATGCTGTAAATGCGGAGGCCCAAGACGGTTCTCAAGCAGCTACACCAACTTTAAATAACGCTAACTTTTCTACTCCATCAGATGGTTCTAAGCCAAGAATGCAAATGTATGTATGGAATTCTAAAAAACCTTCTACGTTGCTTGTAAACACAGGTACATTAGCAAACACATCGTTTAATGTTATTGATAATTCTTTCAATCCAGGACATGTCAATTTACCAGTTGCACCCGCTACTTTAACAAATACTATTGTTTTAGTTGATGATGGTACTCCTGATACTTCAGATGCTTGTGAAACAATTATAAATGCTGCTGCGGTAAATGGCAAAATAGCTGTGATTAGAAGAGGTACATGTACATTTGTTAGTAAAGCGTTAATGGCTCAAAATGCAGGTGCAATTGCGGTAATTATTGTTAATAATACAGCAGGTTATGTTGGTATGTCAGGAGCAGATGCAAACATTACAATACCCGTAGTAAGCATGAGTCAAGCAGATGGAGAAGCATTAATTGCAGCATTAGCTTCGAGTTCTATTAGTGTTAGTATTTCAACTCCTGAAATTTATGTTAATGGAGATGGTGATTTTGATAACGGAGTAATAGCTCACGAATATACACATGGTATTTCAACTCGACTAGTTGGTGGGGGGGCAGGACTTAATTCTGCCGAACAACCAGGAGAAGGCTGGTCTGATTGGGCATGGTTAATGATGCAAATAAAACCAGGCGATACTAGAAATGATGCAAGAGGAATTGGAACTTTTGTTTCTAATCAGGCTATTACAGGGCCAGGCATTAGAGAATTTAGATACTCTACTGACATGACTGTGAATCCACATACTTTTGGTGATACTAATGATCAATGGTTTACAGATTCAAGTGGTATTGACCAAATAGATGTTCATGGTTTAGGGTCTATATGGTGCGTTATGTTATGGGATTTAGCTTGGGATTATATTGATAAATATGGTTATAATTCCAATCTTTTTAATGGAACGGGAGGAAATAATAAAGTTATGCGTTTAGTAATTGATGCAATGAAATTAACACCTGCAAATCCTACTTTGATTCAATGCAGAAATGCACTTATTCAAGCAGATTTAGCAACAACAAATGGTCAAGACTATTGTTTGATTTGGCATGCTTTTGCAAGAAGAGGTATGGGAGTTAATGCAACTTCAGGAGCAAATTCGGGAGTAGCAGGTGTTCAAGATCAGGTTGAAGATTTTACTGAGCCAATTCCTGGTTCAACAGCAGCTACAGGTTCAAATTGCACCATGTTGGCGGCTAACTATTACCAAAATAATGATTTATTTAATATTTATCCAAATCCTACAAATGGAAATGTAAATATTCAAATTCATAATTATTCAGGCGCTTTACAAGTTAAAGTATATGACTTAAATGGTAGACAAGTGTTCACTCAAAACATTTCAAATTTTGAGTTATCTCACTCTCTTAATTTAGGTAATTTAACTACTGGGGTGTATGTTTTAAAATTAGAAGGAGAACAACTAAATCATACACAAAAAATTATTATTAAGTAA
- a CDS encoding AsmA-like C-terminal region-containing protein produces the protein MFKKILKWSGITLLTLIVILAIIPFAFKKQIKEKIVASLNENVNARVTLEDVNVSLLKDFPKATVSIAKICVINRAPFDGDTLVYSEKINLKMGISELFHGENKPMKIDGFSTENTILKIIFNKDGVGNYDIALKNKKPEKSKSKSKPFSLDIEKYDIENLKFTYLDESSKMKLILDSIYHQGKGNLAQDKLDLETKTKANMSFNIDKSNFLRNTKVSLDAILGIDLKNSKYTFKENKALINQLPLEFNGYIQMVEKGQIYDLAFKTPRSEFKNFLALIPEQYAGNLEGVETTGKFEVTGKVNGELTKTTVPKFDIEMASNNASFHYKDLPKTVKNINIDTHIINESGIVNDTYINIANVGFAIDQDVFNAKATVKNIVENAVVNAELKGRINLANVSKAYPIKLEKNLNGILKADVKTAFDMKSIATNQYQNIKNSGRITLTGFNYTGSEMAKPVSISIADVVFNPSKINLTKLNLKTGKSDVNVSGMIENLYGFLFKNQILKGTFNLNSNTFAVADFMMPTTIKTKTGDKKTEAVKIPSFLDCTLTAKAKTVIYDNLNLKNVSGSVTVKNESVKLSNLKMDVFSGKLELNGLVSTKGKIPTFDMNLGLNKVDIRQTFSAMNTLKTIAPIADVINGKLNSTIKLNGTLNKTMLPNVNTLSGNLMSSILSGSLNKNNSKLLTELDNTASFIDLKDMNLKDVKVSLLFKNGKVNVKPFTIKQNDIAVQIMGTHGFDKTINYNLKFDVPAKYLGKEIGNLITKLTPNASKKIENVPVNALLTGTFQNPKISTDIKQATTNLATQLVKMQKEKLLNEGTNILSNVLNDTKKNTSNDSIKTTPKDKITNGIKDGINNFFKKKK, from the coding sequence ATGTTTAAAAAAATTTTAAAATGGTCAGGTATTACCTTACTGACTCTAATAGTTATACTTGCAATTATTCCTTTTGCATTTAAAAAACAAATCAAAGAAAAAATTGTTGCCTCATTAAATGAAAATGTTAACGCCCGTGTAACACTTGAAGACGTAAACGTTAGTCTCTTAAAAGATTTTCCAAAAGCAACCGTTTCTATAGCTAAAATATGTGTTATTAATCGTGCACCATTTGATGGAGATACTTTAGTTTATTCTGAAAAAATCAATCTTAAAATGGGTATTTCAGAGTTATTTCATGGTGAAAATAAACCTATGAAAATTGATGGTTTTTCAACGGAAAATACAATTTTGAAAATCATTTTCAACAAAGATGGTGTCGGCAACTATGACATTGCTTTAAAGAATAAAAAACCTGAAAAAAGCAAATCAAAAAGCAAGCCTTTTAGCTTAGATATTGAAAAATATGATATTGAAAATTTAAAATTCACTTATCTTGATGAAAGTTCTAAAATGAAATTAATTTTAGATAGTATTTATCATCAAGGAAAAGGAAATTTGGCACAGGACAAATTAGATTTGGAGACCAAAACAAAGGCTAATATGAGTTTTAATATTGATAAGTCAAATTTCTTAAGAAACACTAAAGTTTCTTTAGATGCTATTTTAGGAATTGATTTAAAAAACAGCAAGTATACATTTAAAGAGAATAAGGCACTGATTAATCAACTACCTCTTGAATTTAATGGTTACATTCAAATGGTAGAAAAAGGTCAGATTTATGATTTAGCCTTTAAAACACCCCGTTCAGAATTTAAAAACTTCTTAGCTCTAATTCCTGAACAATATGCTGGAAATTTAGAAGGTGTTGAAACCACAGGAAAATTTGAAGTAACAGGAAAAGTAAATGGTGAATTAACTAAAACCACAGTGCCAAAATTTGATATTGAAATGGCTTCTAACAATGCTTCTTTCCATTATAAAGACTTACCCAAAACAGTAAAAAACATCAACATTGATACACATATTATTAATGAATCCGGAATAGTTAATGATACGTATATCAATATTGCTAATGTTGGATTTGCAATTGACCAAGATGTTTTTAATGCTAAAGCTACAGTTAAAAATATAGTTGAAAATGCAGTGGTAAATGCGGAATTGAAAGGTAGAATCAATTTAGCAAATGTTTCTAAGGCTTATCCCATAAAATTAGAAAAAAACCTAAATGGAATTTTAAAAGCAGATGTGAAAACCGCTTTTGATATGAAATCTATAGCAACCAATCAATACCAAAATATTAAAAACTCGGGAAGAATTACCTTAACTGGCTTCAATTATACAGGTTCGGAAATGGCAAAACCGGTAAGCATTTCAATTGCTGATGTGGTATTTAATCCTTCAAAAATAAATTTGACTAAATTGAATTTAAAAACAGGGAAATCAGATGTAAATGTTTCAGGAATGATAGAAAACTTATATGGTTTCTTATTTAAGAATCAAATATTAAAAGGAACCTTTAATCTAAACTCAAACACTTTTGCAGTAGCTGATTTTATGATGCCTACAACCATAAAAACAAAGACCGGAGACAAAAAGACAGAAGCAGTTAAAATTCCAAGTTTCTTAGACTGTACATTAACCGCTAAAGCCAAAACGGTTATTTATGATAATTTAAATTTAAAAAACGTATCGGGTAGTGTAACTGTAAAAAATGAATCAGTAAAATTAAGCAATTTAAAAATGGATGTATTTAGTGGTAAACTTGAATTGAATGGCTTGGTTTCCACAAAAGGTAAGATTCCAACTTTTGACATGAACTTAGGGCTTAATAAAGTAGATATTCGTCAAACCTTTAGTGCTATGAATACCCTAAAAACTATTGCTCCAATTGCTGATGTTATTAATGGGAAATTGAACTCAACTATTAAATTAAATGGAACATTAAATAAAACCATGTTGCCAAACGTGAATACCTTGTCTGGGAATTTAATGAGTAGTATTCTATCTGGATCCTTGAATAAAAACAATTCTAAGTTGCTGACAGAATTAGACAATACAGCTTCTTTTATAGACTTAAAAGACATGAATTTAAAAGATGTAAAAGTCTCTTTATTATTCAAAAACGGGAAGGTTAATGTTAAACCTTTTACTATTAAACAAAATGATATAGCTGTTCAAATTATGGGAACGCATGGGTTTGACAAAACAATCAATTATAATTTAAAATTTGATGTTCCAGCTAAATATTTAGGCAAAGAAATTGGAAATTTAATTACTAAATTAACACCTAATGCTTCTAAAAAAATTGAGAACGTTCCTGTGAATGCATTATTAACTGGAACATTTCAAAATCCTAAAATCAGTACTGATATAAAACAAGCTACAACTAATTTAGCTACACAATTGGTTAAAATGCAGAAAGAAAAGCTACTAAACGAAGGAACTAACATTCTTTCGAATGTACTAAATGATACTAAAAAGAATACATCAAATGACTCTATTAAAACTACCCCAAAAGATAAAATAACTAATGGAATAAAAGATGGTATTAATAATTTCTTTAAAAAGAAAAAGTAA
- the sppA gene encoding signal peptide peptidase SppA, whose protein sequence is MNFIKNVFATVVGIFLFCVLSFFILIGIGAAFSSSEDEIKINDNSVIEIDLSKIVFDYAGQYKDESPLQTILAGKEKIGFIEVLNAIKNAKTDNKIKGISILNNQSLLGLAQSKELRDQLEDFKKSEKFVYAYANYFTQKEYYINSVANEVFVNPAGEVDLKGLGTEVLFFKNFQDKTGLKMEIIRHGKFKSAVEPFLAQGMSPENREQLTVLLNSIWKTIAKDIAKSRNITLAQLNTIADNLSARTPQMALEQKLVDKVAYEDEYHAFLKQKLKVLAKDEYEKVSITDYASKNAINVDDLTKDDIVAVIYAQGEINGGEGDVDYIGEGSINRSLKEAREDKDVKAIVLRVDSPGGSALTSELIWREIELTKKIKPVVVSMGNLAASGGYYIACGANAIFAEPTTITGSIGVFGMLPNMSEFATKMGINAEQVSTHKNANGYTPFEPISDNYKTFALEGIETIYKTFVTRVATGRKMTFAQVDAIGQGRVWTGSDALKLGLVDKIGNLEAAIKHAATLGKSNSYRVENYPEYEKNFNEFLEGLAGAKLYQSKEAMLKEELGEENYLLIDKIRKMKKRKGVQAIMPFDINF, encoded by the coding sequence ATGAATTTTATAAAGAATGTATTTGCAACTGTAGTGGGAATTTTTTTATTCTGTGTGCTTAGTTTTTTTATTTTAATTGGTATTGGCGCTGCTTTTAGCAGTAGTGAAGATGAAATAAAAATTAACGATAATTCTGTCATCGAGATAGATTTATCAAAAATTGTATTTGATTATGCGGGTCAATACAAAGATGAAAGCCCCTTACAAACTATCTTAGCCGGAAAAGAAAAAATTGGTTTTATAGAAGTGCTTAACGCGATAAAAAACGCCAAAACAGACAATAAAATTAAAGGGATTTCAATTCTAAACAACCAATCACTACTAGGTTTAGCTCAAAGTAAAGAGTTAAGAGATCAATTGGAAGATTTTAAAAAATCTGAAAAGTTTGTTTACGCGTATGCAAATTATTTCACTCAAAAAGAATATTACATTAATTCTGTTGCTAATGAAGTATTTGTAAATCCAGCAGGAGAAGTTGATTTAAAAGGATTAGGAACGGAAGTGTTATTTTTTAAAAATTTTCAAGACAAAACGGGCTTAAAAATGGAAATTATTCGCCATGGTAAATTTAAAAGTGCTGTTGAGCCCTTTTTAGCACAAGGAATGAGCCCAGAAAATAGAGAACAACTTACTGTTCTTTTGAATTCCATTTGGAAAACTATTGCTAAAGATATTGCAAAAAGCAGAAACATAACACTTGCCCAACTTAATACAATTGCAGACAATTTGAGCGCTAGGACGCCTCAAATGGCATTAGAACAAAAATTAGTTGATAAAGTAGCCTATGAAGATGAATACCACGCTTTTTTAAAACAAAAATTAAAAGTGTTAGCTAAAGATGAGTATGAAAAAGTTTCCATCACAGATTATGCTTCCAAAAACGCAATCAATGTTGACGACCTTACAAAAGATGATATTGTTGCTGTGATTTATGCACAAGGTGAAATTAATGGCGGTGAAGGTGATGTAGATTACATAGGAGAAGGTTCAATTAACCGTTCGTTAAAAGAAGCAAGAGAAGACAAAGATGTTAAAGCTATTGTGCTACGTGTAGATAGTCCGGGAGGAAGCGCTTTAACTTCAGAATTAATTTGGAGAGAAATTGAATTAACTAAAAAAATAAAGCCTGTAGTCGTTTCAATGGGTAATTTAGCCGCTTCGGGAGGGTATTACATTGCGTGTGGTGCAAATGCAATTTTTGCTGAACCAACTACCATAACGGGCTCTATAGGCGTCTTTGGCATGTTGCCAAACATGAGTGAATTTGCAACTAAAATGGGAATTAACGCCGAACAAGTTAGCACACACAAAAATGCAAATGGATATACTCCTTTTGAACCTATTTCTGATAATTACAAAACATTTGCTTTAGAAGGAATTGAAACTATTTATAAAACATTTGTAACTAGAGTGGCAACAGGTAGAAAAATGACATTTGCTCAAGTTGATGCTATTGGCCAAGGAAGAGTCTGGACAGGTTCAGATGCTTTAAAATTAGGTTTAGTTGACAAAATAGGGAATTTAGAAGCAGCTATTAAACATGCAGCCACTTTGGGTAAAAGCAACTCATATAGAGTAGAAAATTATCCTGAGTATGAAAAGAATTTCAATGAATTTTTAGAAGGCTTAGCAGGTGCAAAGCTATATCAATCCAAAGAAGCAATGCTTAAAGAAGAATTAGGTGAAGAAAACTACCTACTAATTGATAAAATTAGAAAGATGAAAAAACGAAAAGGTGTACAAGCCATTATGCCTTTCGATATTAATTTTTAG
- the folK gene encoding 2-amino-4-hydroxy-6-hydroxymethyldihydropteridine diphosphokinase → MNLQQPIYLSLGTNMGDKLKNLQTCVDLVHQKVATVIEVSSVYETPSWGFEGANFYNCIVLVHSSKSPQKILTKILKIEKELGRIRQDAPGYTPRVIDIDIISYGSEVINMPQLQLPHPQMQRRNFVLHPLQEIAPAWIHPENQIGIDTLLFDCDDASEIKKTATLISPLQRIVWDDLKYIAIEGNIGAGKTTLAGKIAEDYNAKLVLERFADNPFLPKFYKDQNRYAFPLEMSFLADRYQQLTDDLAQYDLFKDFVLADYHIFKSLIFAKVTLQEDEFRLYKTMFDIIYKEMPKPDLYVYLYQNTDRLLTNIKKRGRSYEQEIPAAYLEKINHGYLDYIKTQTDLNVLILDVSDLDFVKNQEDYVFLLNEINNKITLARG, encoded by the coding sequence GTGAATTTACAGCAACCAATATACCTTTCGTTAGGCACAAATATGGGGGATAAACTTAAAAACCTCCAAACGTGTGTGGACTTGGTGCATCAAAAAGTAGCAACAGTTATTGAGGTTTCTTCGGTTTACGAAACACCTTCATGGGGGTTTGAAGGGGCTAATTTTTATAATTGTATAGTATTAGTTCATTCGTCAAAATCACCACAAAAAATTTTAACCAAAATTCTAAAGATTGAAAAAGAATTAGGTAGAATTCGTCAAGATGCACCTGGTTATACCCCAAGAGTTATAGATATAGATATCATTTCATATGGTTCGGAAGTTATCAATATGCCTCAGTTACAACTTCCGCATCCTCAAATGCAACGTCGAAACTTTGTTTTACATCCTTTGCAAGAAATTGCGCCTGCTTGGATACATCCTGAAAATCAAATAGGTATCGACACGTTGTTGTTTGACTGTGATGATGCTTCCGAGATAAAAAAAACAGCAACATTGATAAGTCCGTTGCAAAGAATAGTTTGGGATGATTTAAAATACATAGCAATTGAAGGAAATATTGGCGCTGGAAAAACAACATTGGCAGGAAAAATAGCTGAAGATTATAATGCTAAATTGGTCTTGGAGCGTTTTGCAGATAATCCATTTTTGCCTAAGTTTTACAAAGATCAGAATCGTTATGCCTTTCCATTAGAGATGTCTTTTTTAGCCGATAGATACCAACAATTAACAGATGATTTAGCGCAATATGATTTGTTTAAAGATTTTGTACTAGCGGATTATCATATTTTTAAATCGTTGATTTTTGCTAAAGTTACCCTGCAAGAAGACGAATTTAGGTTATATAAAACGATGTTTGATATCATTTACAAAGAAATGCCAAAGCCTGATTTGTATGTATATTTATATCAAAATACCGATAGACTTTTGACAAATATTAAAAAAAGAGGTAGAAGCTATGAGCAAGAAATACCTGCAGCATATTTAGAAAAAATTAACCATGGTTATCTAGATTATATTAAAACACAAACTGATTTAAATGTTTTAATCTTAGACGTTTCCGATTTAGATTTTGTAAAAAATCAAGAAGATTATGTGTTTTTGTTGAATGAGATTAATAACAAAATTACATTAGCACGCGGATAA
- a CDS encoding RNA methyltransferase yields the protein MRKLANAELERKSLSEFKAAQKTPIIVILDDIRSLHNIGSVFRTSDAFLIEKIYLCGITATPPNKEIHKTALGATETVVWEYAKDILSVIEKLKAENVHIWSIEQTENAVMLNEFMPDAETKYALIFGNEVKGVSQEAINLSDGVIEIPQLGSKHSLNISVSAGIVIWDLFQKLQ from the coding sequence ATGAGAAAATTAGCCAACGCAGAATTAGAACGTAAAAGTCTATCCGAATTTAAAGCCGCACAAAAAACACCTATCATAGTGATTTTAGACGACATTAGAAGTTTGCACAATATTGGATCTGTTTTTAGAACTTCTGATGCTTTTTTAATTGAAAAAATCTATTTATGTGGAATAACGGCTACTCCGCCCAACAAAGAAATTCACAAAACGGCACTTGGCGCCACAGAAACAGTTGTTTGGGAATATGCGAAAGACATACTGAGCGTAATTGAAAAATTGAAAGCAGAAAACGTGCACATTTGGTCAATAGAACAAACCGAAAATGCGGTTATGTTAAATGAATTTATGCCCGACGCCGAAACCAAATATGCTTTAATTTTTGGCAATGAAGTAAAAGGAGTTTCTCAAGAAGCTATTAATTTATCGGATGGTGTAATTGAAATTCCACAATTAGGAAGCAAACATTCATTGAATATTTCTGTAAGTGCAGGAATTGTGATTTGGGATTTGTTTCAGAAGCTTCAATAG